CTGCCCACACGAGGCGATGGTCTGCGCAGCACCGGCTCTCTCCTCTGTGCATCCAGCACCGCTTTGCCTCGGCGCAGCGTGAGCCGACGTCTCCAACCCTTGCTCACAGCAACCCTGGCCAGGCACACGGGCAGGACCCTGGCAAAGGTGGGAGCCGGGCATAGCCCCACTGGCCTTGGAGGTGCTGAGCAGGGGCaagcacccctgcacccaccctcATCTGCCTGGCACAGAGCTGGACGCTGGGGTGCCAATCCTGGCAGTGCCTGTGGTTAGATAGTGCAtaaggcagagcagagaggaaaaccCAGCACGGGTGGATGCCAGCTGCTGACTTCCACGCTATGGGAGGCTCTGCTGGATCAAACACTCCCAGGGCTTTTGGGCTGGGGTCTGCCTGGACCTgtgcctggctcctggagcctGGGGAGGAGCACGGAGCTCTGGGCTAGCCCGAGCCTCCCACATCCCATGGCATGGGCCACCACAGGCTCCCGCTGGGCAGGTTTCAGCGAGAGCCCCGAGGCTCCTTTGGGAACCAGATGCTTTTTCAGGGAGGGCTGGGCGCAGTCAAGCCGGGGATCCTTGCGGGGTTTGCGGGCTGCAGCCAGCGGTTCCTGACACTCTGCTCCCCTTCGCAGGTCAACATCTTCCAGGCGGAGGGTCCAACCGCCGACCCCACCAGCCATGCCTGGCCaggaccccagccccagcctgagACCCTGGCCTCCAGCCCACCCCGGGAGACCTGGGCTGGCAAGCATGAGTTCCTGCTGTCCTGCCTAGGCTACTGCGTGGGGCTGGGCAACATCTGGCGCTTTCCCTACCTATGTTACCGCAACGGAGGAGGTGGGTGCCTGCTGCCGACACACAtgtcccctccccaggcactgcTCACTTGTCCTGGATGGGGGCTGGGAGCACGGGGGGCTGGGGCGGGACAGCGTGACCATGCACGGGGGCTGTGCTCTCCAGGCCAGCAAACATGGGTGCTGGCAGGATTCTGGGTCTTGTGTTGCCCACCTGGACACCACCACTTTAATCCCACCATGAGGGCCACGGGAGAAGGACACTTTAAGAGTTCAAAGCATGTCCCCGCGGGTCTGCCAGGGgatttctgctcctgctggggctgccctgcacAGCCCAGAGATGCCCCTGCCTCTGGGGTGATCCTGGGGCAGCCTGCAACGCCGTTCAGGGTGGTTTGGCCAAaaagagctgctgccaggcagagccCTTCTGCAGAGCATCTCTGCCCCAGGCAGAGCATCTCCgtccctgcctggggaagggagctCAGCCACAACGACGGTGAACCCCCTGCAGCACTGTcagcccctctgcagcagcagcagggactgtCTGGTGCCACGCAGCTGCAGGCTGTTGTGCATGGTGTGCGGAGGAGCTCATCCACTGAAAAATTCCGATTCTGTTGGGCAGGAGCACCCGGGAAGGCGGCCAAGCGGGGGCAATAACCTGCCACACTTCTGGGTCAGGACAAagtgcaggcagctctgcatgTAGCTGGTGCTTGGTGGCAACGCCCCAGGATGCAGTGCCAGGTCTTTGGGCTGTGGGATAGAAGAAACCTCCCCAAAGGTCACTCCTGAGTCCCTCGCTGCTTCTGCTGTCCTGATGTTGTCTCCTCTTGCACCCAGCTGGAGGGGTCACCTCTCCCCGTCCAGTCCTTGCCGCCTTTGCTGTGCCTCTGACCCACGTTGCTCTGCCCTCTGGCACCTCCCCTCACGCTGAGCATCGCAGAAGTCTGCAccactctgctgctgcctcgGGATCCCCGGTGCTCCCCAGCGCAGTCTGCGGCGCTTTTATTGCACTTGTTTTCTACATTTGCTCCAAACTGCCCAGTTACGTTGGTGGTTTCCCCTTCACCCCACGGATGCTCTGTAAATCACTGTGACTGAAGTCATTTGCTAACGGGCCAACCGACTTGTTCGGGGCACGGCTGGGCGGCAGGTGTGTTCATGCGGCGGCAGCAGCCCATGGCACAGGAGTGGGGGACGGGCACTCCATGGTCCCCCAAACCTCAGCCCCGTGCTCCAGCTGCCCCCAACACCAGAGGTGTCCCTGGCTGAGCTGGTGCGAGCAGGTCTGGCTTCAAAACACCCTGCCCTGCGTGCGCTCACCCTGCCGGGGCTGGCACCCATCCCTGCGATGCCGCGCAGGTCTGGGGCAGCGTCGGCGCCTTGGTGGGAcgtgccagggctgggctctgccgAGCTTTGCATTTTGCTTAACTGGGGAGGAATTTGGCTCTTGGGGCAAGGCTCACTGCTGGGTCGTGCCccgtgctggggctgggctgcagggttGGCTGCGAATCCTCCAGAAAAGTCACCCCCTTCCCGAGGGGCTGCACAGCCGGACCCACGGCCGGGTGCTCCCTCGGGGCCGGGGAGGGCAGGAGACGGGCTGTGCTGCGGGAGCCTTGTGGGGCACATCTCCCCGCGGACCCCCTCATCCCAGCAAGGCCAGGGCAGCCTCGGGCGGGCGCAGCGATCGGTGTGCTCGCCACTGGATGTCACTGCCGCCCGCCCGCCGTGCAGGGCCCACGCTGCCCGTGGGCAGCGCGGGACGGGAAGGCTCATCCCTGCCCACCCTCCGAGCAGCATCAGCCAAAGGGGCTTGGGGCCAGCAGGAGAAATTGGGGTGCACAGGGAGATGCCACCCCCCCTGACCCCTGCCCcaagggatggggatgggggcaAAGGCAGTCGTGGGGGTTTTATCCTGAAGCTGGGGAGGTCGGGAGCTTTGTTCCCCATGCGGTACATCTTGCGGAAGACCCCTGCATTGCCAGCACCGTGGGACATGTTGGACCGGCAGCAAAGCACCCAGAGCCACCATTTCCCAGTGctgtgggcagagcagggacGCGCTGCACGACCTCGGTCCCACAGCCCGGTCCCCCGGCCCCACAGACGGtgcctccagctgcagggagccggCGGGGCTGCGGCACCATGGGCCCTCGCTCCCAGCCTCTGCCAACAGCCAAGCAGGAGCTCCCAATGCCCCAATGGGGCTTTAAACCCGCGGTGGTCCCCTCTCCCACAGGCTGAGCCCTGCAAAGCCTCTGCCAGAGCTGGCTGATGGTTCCCCGCAGCAGATGCAGAGGCAGTGTGCCCCCCCAGCGCTGTGCTAATGAGTGCCGGGCTCACGAGCAGTGAGCCCCGCGTCTGGCCTGTCAGCGTGGCTGCGGGGGAGCGGGGTTTGACTATGGCATCAtagctggagagctgctccaCTGCGGGGACCTGCAATCGCTGCGCCACAGCTTTGCCACCGGGACAGGCTGGGCTTGGGCTGCAACTGGCTGGCAGCTGGGAAATGCCAATTCCTCCCCTGGAAAATGTCCTTTTCAAGCACTAATTTGgcctggctggggctgcacGGAGCAGGATTTCCTCCACAGAGAAGGGCATTGGTGAGACAAGCTGTGTAAAGATGGAGATGTCAGTGTATCGCCAGAGCAAACACCAGGATCTGCTGTGGGCACATCCCACAGCCCTGAGCATCCCACGGCCCTGAGCAGCCCACGGCCCTGAGCAGCCCACGGTCCTGAGCATCCCTTGGCCCTGAGCATCCCACGGCCCTGAGCATCCCGCGGCCCTGAGCATCCCACGGCCCTGAGCATCCCGCGGCCCTGAGCATCCCATGGCCCTGACCATCTCACGGTCCTGAGCATCCCACGGTCCTGAGCATCCCACAGCCCTGAGCATCCCGTGGCCCTGAGCATCCCGCGGCCCTGAGCCTCCCGCAGCACTGAGCATCCCATGGCCCTGAGCATCCCGCGGCCCTGAGCatcctgcagcactgagcatccCATGGCCCTGAGCATCCCACAGCCCTGAGCATCCCGCGGCCCTGAGCATCCCATGGCCCTGAGCATCCCACGGTCCTGAGCATCCCACAGCCCTGAGCATCCCACAGCCCGGAGCATCCTGCGGCCCTGAGCCTCCCACGGCCCTGAGCCTCCCACGACCCTGAGCATCCCGCGGCCCTGAGCCTCCCGTGGCCCTGAGCATCCCTTGGCCCTGAGCATCCCGTGGCCCTGAGCAGCCCACGGCCCTGAGGATCCCGTGGCCCTGAGCATCCCACAGCCCTGAGCCTCCCGTGGCCCTGAGCATCCCGCGGCCCTGAGCATCCCGTGGCCCTGAGCCTCCCGTGGCCCTGAACATCCCGTGGCCCTGAGCATCCCGTGGCCCTGAGCCTCCCGTGGCCCTGAGCATCCCGTGGCCCTGAGCATCCCACAGCCCTGAGCATCCCACGGCCCTGACAGTCCCACAGCCCTGAGCATCCCTTGGCCCTGAGCATCCCGCAGCCCTGAGCATCCCACAGTCCTGAGCATCCCACGGCCCTGAGCATCCCACAGCCCTGAGCCTCCCGCGGCCCTGAGCATCCCGCGGCCCTGAGCCTCCCGCGGCCCTGAGCATCCCGCGGCCCTGAGCCTCCCGCGGCCCTGAGCATCCCTTGGCCCTGAGCATCCCTTGGCCCTGAGCATCCCACGGCCCTGAGCATCCCGCGGCCCTGAGCCTCCCGCGGCCCTGAGCCTCCCGTGGCCCTGAACATCCCGTGGCCCTGAGCATCCCACAGCCCTGAGCATCCCACGGCCCTGACAGTCCCACAGCCCTGAGCGTCCCGCGGCCCTGAGTGTCCCGCAGCCCTGAGCATCCCACGGTCCTGAGCATCCCATGGCCCTGAGCACCACTGCAGCACCCATGGCTGCACCCCAGCACTGTTCCCACCACCCATGCCAAGCCAGAGCCAGTGGGATcccaccagctccctgctcagGCCCCTGCTGCAGAATTTGTCTGCTGGGGACAGTCCCCAGGATGGAGCCAGCAGCCCCCTGGAGctttccctgctcctctgcatcctgccTGGACACATGTCCCCGGCACGAATCCAAACCATGCGTGTCTGTCCCTTGGGGAGCCCAGACTGGTGCTGGCCATCCCCCCAACCTgctgcccctctcctcccaggtgTCTTCCTCATCCCCTACTTCATCATGCTACTCGTCGTGGGGCTGCCCCTCTTCCTCATGGAGCTGAGCCTGGGCCAGTACGGGGCCACGGGACCCATCACTGTCTGGAAGTGCTGCCCGATCCTGaaaggtggggctgggggctgggggcacctCTCCTTCCtacctctgcagctgctggggccagcggggctgtgggaaggggtgCAGGGTGGGCACCGGGGCTGGGGCACCCCTTGGTGAGGCCCCAGCCTGCACCCTGAGCCCCGGGCAGGTCTGCCACCTCTCCATCCCCTGGGACCATTTCAGGGCCAGGGGTCTGTGGGATGCAGGCGGGCCCCTGCCGGCCCCCCCCTCAGCAGCCCCTCTCCTCTCGCAGGTGTTGGCGTAGCCATGCTGATCGTGTCCTCCCTGGTGTCCCTCTACTACAACATCGTCATCGCCTGGGCTTTCTACTACCTGGGCTCCTCCTTCCAGAGCCCCCTGCCCTGGTCCTGCGATGCCCCCTGGAACGCGCACCTCTGCCAGGTCGGGGTCACCGGGCTGGCAGCGTGGCAGGGTCCCAGGGTGGGATGCCGCAGGGCCAGATGCTGTGGGAGGACCGGGGAGGTTGTTTCTGCTGGGAGAAGCTTTGCCTGCAGCAGAAGAGGGTGGGGGTCCacggctggggctggggccaggAAGGACATCAGGGATGGTGGCAGTGGCCATGACAATGACCTGCCAGGGCTGTGTCTTGCAGAACACGTCGGGGAGCGCCGGCTGGGCCAGTGCCAGTGAGGTTTTCTGGAAGTAAGTCCTTGTGAGGCAGCGTTGATGTGCGCCTCCCTTGGGCCTTCTCCAGGGGTCCAGCTCCATCTCCCCTGGTCCGGGGGCGCCGGGGCTGAACCcccacaggcagcagaggcTTTGTGAATGGCAGAGGGGTGGGCGAGGACATTGCAGAGGTGACAGGGGTGccctgcgccccccccccccccccgtcccacTGCCCTGCATCCCCACACCGCAGCGAGCAGGTTCTGGGGGTGAAGCACAGCTCCGGCCTCAGGGACCCTGGCCCCGTGCAGTGGCCCCTCGCCCTGtgcctgctggcagcctggATCCTCGTCTTCCTCTGCATGCTGAAGGGCATCCGCAGCTCGGGCAAGGTGAGGGGCAGTGCCGTGGGGGCGGCAGGGGGGCTGCCATGCTGGCAGAGGGGGGGCTGATCCGAGCCATGTCCCGCGCAGGTGGTGTACTTCACAGCCACCTTCCCCTACCTGgtcatcctcatcctcatcaCCCGGGGGGCCACGCTCGACGGCTCCCTCAACGGCGTCCGCTTCTACCTCTCCTCGGACTGGAGCAGGCTGCGGAGTGCCCAGGTAACCCTGCAACGGGGCTGGGGGGTCCCCGATGGCCATGATCCCCCCGAGCCAGGGGCGTCggggcaggctgggctggggagtCCTGCAGCCCCCCACACCATCATCCCCCAGGTGTGGAGCGACGCGGCCTCGCAGATCTTCTACTCCCTGGGCATCGGGTTCGGGGGGCTGCTCTCCATGGCCTCCTACAACAAGTTTGACAACAACGTCATCcggtgagcagggctggggcgcGGGGGCTCGGCGGGTGCAGCCACggctggggaggagcagggtggTGATGGGGAGGTCCAAGCCCCATGGGACCTTGCAGCCCATCGGGATGACCCCTTCTCCACCCTTACCCCACGGGCGTGGGGCTGTGACGCCCTCCCCGGCAGGGACACCCTGGTCATCACCATCGGGAACTGCTGCACCAGCTTCTTCACCGGCTTTGCCATCTTCTCGGTGCTGGGACACATGGCCTGGAGGAAACAAATCCCCGTGGGCAGGGTTGCTGACTCGGGTATGGGCTTGGTGCAGTGCCAGGGGACATCCTGATGCCCTGCGCAGGGCTGCAGCCGAGCTCGCATGAGCTTGGCTTGCTGGGCTTGGCCCATCTCACCACGGCACGTCCGTTCATGCTTCGCCTCGTCTCACCCCGCAGGCCCCGGGCTGGCGTTCGTGGCGTACCCCGAagccctctccctgctgcccgGCTCCCCGTTCTGGTCCATCCTCTTCTTCCTGATGCTCTTCACCCTGGGAGTGGACACTTTGGTGATTGTCACCTCCGGCAGCCCCATGTCCTGCCCTGTGCCTGGCCCTGGGGTGCCAGGTACACCCCGTCTTGGGCATGCAGACGGCATGACTTGCATGGGCCAGGAGCAGGAGCacagtgctggggtggggggacgcAGGGGCCCAGGCATGcggggctgcgccctgggtggTGGGGCAGGGATGCAGCCACATCCCACTGGCACGTGGGGTTCTCTGCGTGCCCAGGTGTCACAGGGACGGGGATGCACACCGGGACAGTGCCCTGCAAGTCCCCCTGTGAGGACCATCCCCTGCAACCAGCCCAGGGGAAGCAGGGGACGTCCTCCCCACTGATCTCTCCCGACCCTCAGTTTGGGAACATCGAGGGCATCATCACAGCCATCCTGGACGAGTTCCCAGCCCTGCGTGactggaggaggaagatgatACTGCTGGGTGCGCTCTGCACCTCCTTCTACCTGCTGGGGCTCCCGCTGGTCACCCAGGTATGGGATCCGCTGTATCCCCATCTGGCAGCGCCCAgcaccctcctctcccctccagtCTCTGCTCaagccctggggcaggaggacGGAGGACTGTGTGGATCGCCTTCTGCTACGGTGAGGGGTGCAGCGCTGCCAGCCCTCAGGCACTGCCGCAGGGCGTTTACGGCACGGGACAGCCCCTGGCTGCCACGCTACCAGGGCTTGGCATTCCTGGGGCTCACAGCAAACCGTGGCCAGGCTCTGTCGCTGCACCTGCAGCTGTGGACGGCTCGgagctggggtgggcagggagtTACCCCCATGCCGCTGCTCAGCCCGGCAAGGCGACGGCGCAAAGCAGAAGTGCAATTTTCCCTGTGTATGTATGGGGGATGCAATTTCCTCCCCACCCACCGAAGCGTGGTGGATGTTCAGCACTGCCACGGCTGgcatggttcagccccagcacagggtgGCGTGGGTGCCACGGAGGGGCTGCAGCCGGCACGGCCGTGACCCTCCCCCGGGGTTCCTGCAGGCGTGAACCAGTTCTGCCAGGACATTGTGGACATGATCTGCTGGTGCCCGCCCTGGTGCAGCCACATGCTGGGCTACTTCAAGGTGTGCTGGGCCTTCTTTaccccctgcctgctgctggtgaGCACCGAGCGCCCACCTGGGGCTGGAGGTCGAGGGGATAAGAGCTCCTCTCTCTccacctctccctcccttctgaGGGGCAGCTCTTGCCATGGGTTTGGAGCGGGGCTGCCCTGGTCCCGGCACCCTCCTGGGCCCCTCtgtggctgctggagggagTTTAGGGTGGCCCTGGGGGTCCCTGCGGTGCCCAGCCCGGCCAAGACCCCTGGGGCCAGGCAGTGCCGCGGCGTCACGTcgctcctgcctgctctgcccttcAGTTCACGCTCATCTACACCGTCCTGGACATGTACAGCGTGCCCCTGCGCTACGGCACCTACGAGTACCCCTCCTGGGGCACGAGCCTGGGTGTCTGCACGGGTGCCCTCACCTGCCTGCAGATCCCGCTCTGGGCCGCCGTGGCCCTGTGCCGCGAGTCGGGGACGCTGAGCGACGTGAGTGCgaggggtggggatggggaggggggcagggcACGGGCTGCCCCGGTGCTGGGGACGGGGCGGGAGAGGCCGGCGACGGCATGGAGGCGATGCTGTCCCTTCcccaagagagaaaaagggctGGGGTGAGAGGTGGGGTTTGAGCCCTTCTGCGGCcgtgcctgctgctgccccttcccGCAGTGCCGCTGCCCTCTGCCCCGCGGGGGCTCGGGGCAGCCCCTGCTCACGCTCGCCCACCCCCAGCGCTTCCAGAAAGCCACCCAGCCCCTGTGCTCCTGGAGGACGGCCACTGCCCGGGACGTGGCCGGAGATGTCATCGACGTGCCCTTCACCATCACCCTGACCGGCAATGACTTCAATGCGCCGCCCCACGGCAGTGAAGACTGATGCCGGCTCCGGGGCACCCCACGTCCTCACTCAGAGCCCCCCGGGAAGACGGGACCCACTGGCGATGGGGACACCCgcctggggctggctgctggcGCATGTGGCTGCCCTTGTGCCGTCACCATCACCCATCCCGGTGGATGGAAACCACCCATCCCAGCAcgtattttaattcttcttccTGGAACCGCTCTGCCCGCTCCAAAGGTGTTTCTAGAGGACTCTCCGTGAGCAGGACCAGCTGCCGGGGCCGCACTCCAGCCCTGGGCAGTTCTCACGTCTCGTCGGAGCAGTCTGGGGGTGGCTACGTGCACCCCTGTCCCCgacccagctctctcctggcagggcaggctgcCAGCAGCGTCCCTGCCAGGGCCAGCTGCCTTGGGCAGGGGCCAGGCCGGCCGAGCCCACCATGGCGGTGGGAATGGCATGCTGACCCCCTGGGTGGGCTCCGGGCCCTGCCGGCTGCCTCCCAGGCGGTGCTTGTGGGCAGCAGCTCCGGCACGGCTGGTATCGCTGTGCCGGTGGGCTGGGCTGGCCCGGCAGCCAACTCAGAGCCCCCAGCCCGGGGCAGGTCCCCCCTCGCCTGtcctgggagcagccccaggctgggTTTGCAGCCTCAGGCAGCGCCAGGTGCACGatgcatttgctgctgctgcactaaATCTCCGTCTTCCAGCGCGACGTTGCTGTGCGCCGCCGGCCGGGCTCGGCTGAGCCGGGGACGTGCCCACGCGTGCCGGGTGCCCCGCTCGCCTCCGCGCCGCAGGGTGCCACCACGACCCTGGGCTGTGCCGCGGCCGTGCTGCTGGCTTCGGCTGCCGGAGCAGAGCGGCGGGAGCAGCGAGAGGCTTTGGCAGGGGCCGAGGCTGCCCTGGGCCGGGCCAGCAGCAGGCTCCTCGCCGCGGAAGCCGAGGGGGCCGCAGGGAAGCGAGGTGAGCAGAAGCGCACGAGCCAGACCCCGCGGGAGAGGACTCTGCTCACGGCCCAGGGATCACGGCCCCGGCGCAGGTGGGGGAGAGCCGGGGCGTCCGTCTGTCCCTGCTGTCCATTGGACAGGCTGGGGTAGCCAGGCTGGGGGCACAGGCTCCAAGGAGTCCCTCCTTCCACCGGCAGGCACCCACTGCCttgaccccccccccccaagatgGGACCCCCACGCTGCAGcctgggaagggctggaaggagaggGCAACAGACACCGGCTCGTAAAATAGACTACATGCTTTATTGGATTTAAAAGTTTTatgaaatgacaaaaaaaaaaaaaaaatcaagagttGGCAGATGCGTCAACAGTTGCCCTTTGGTGGATCCCCAACCCCTTCTCCAGAAGCATCGACAGGTCTCCGCCACCACAAGCAGCACCGCTGGGCCCCCGGCTCCCGCCTGGGCAGCCCCCACTCGCAGGGCACCCGCAGGCTCCcaccgccgccggccccgctcccgggggTGGCCGAGCCGCTCCGAGCGGGGTGCCCGCGGCGGTGGGGTGCCCGCAGcgtccccccccctccccgcgcctcAGAGCAGCCGCGGGGAAATGCAGGCACTTAGTCATTTAGAGGAATTTTTTCACTTATCTCAAAGCAACAGTGTAATTGTCTAACTACCACCTACGAAACAAAAAACACCTTTATAGCCCTTCCTGTATTGtcaacatacatatatatattactCTGGCATAAAGCAAGGCTCCGGGGGCTCTCAGCATCCCGCCCTGCCTCCTTGTCTTCCCCTGCCAGACCTCCTCTGCCCTCAGCAGGTGAAGCAGCCGGGGTGGCCTCGGGCAGCAGCCCAGTGCCGGGGACGTGCTGGATGGTGGCACGGGGGGCTTGGTTCGGAGGGGGCGGCAGGGCAGGGACCCCAGGCTTGGCAGAGGGCTCTTGGGGGCGGGTCGTGTCatgccaggcagcagccccGAGGGACCCGGGAGGGCGGCTGGGGGCCCGGGTGCTGCGGGCAGGGGCTGTGGAGCTGCGCCGGGGGGAGCAGGGCTCGGCCctgggatggagccaggctcatCCCTGGGGAAGGGCACCCCGGGATGGGGCAGGGCTCGTCCCAGAGTCGCTGCCCGGGCTGCGATGGGAGAAGCACGCAGAGGCgagggctctgagcagcaggaTGCAAACTGCAGCCTGCCGAGGCCGGACGGGAGAGCCGCCGcgccccagcagcagcttgggCCAGGCTGAGACCTGCCGCAGGTTGTGCCGGCACCGAggagcggcggggcccgggccgtGGCACAACCAGGCAGACCCCAGCCTCCGGCTGGAGCAAGCGTGGCCCAAGGGCAAGGAGGATGCTGCCCGCATGGCTGTTAAGGGCAGCGGGTGCCCAGGTGAGGCTCTGCCAaccccacctgcagcccctcggAGGGGGCGCAgagcccccagcacccagcccgaGGGCACGCCTGCTTCAGGGGGATGGAGCCAGGACAGGGGAGGATGTTCTCAGGCTCCCACCACCCACGCACAGGCTGCCTGCCCCTGGCCACGGAGAGCCGCACCGTGCCCGGCTCCCTCCGGCCCTGCCGAGCCAGGACATGGGGACAAGGGACAGGCCCCGCACCCTGGGGCCCCCTCCTCTTTGCGTGGACGTGGCAGCCGGACCCAACTCTGCACCAACACCCCTCGGGGACTGCCCTTCCCTCGGTGCTCCTCCATCAGTGGGGTCCCCCCTGCTCACCCCACCGAGCCGCTGGGGCACGTTTGGGTTGGGAGGAGCTGGCATCCCACCACGCCAGCATCCAGCCCTGCACCGCATCC
The Phalacrocorax aristotelis chromosome 1, bGulAri2.1, whole genome shotgun sequence DNA segment above includes these coding regions:
- the LOC142052010 gene encoding sodium-dependent proline transporter-like; amino-acid sequence: MPGTGHLDTPGPPAPATPPEPTVNIFQAEGPTADPTSHAWPGPQPQPETLASSPPRETWAGKHEFLLSCLGYCVGLGNIWRFPYLCYRNGGGVFLIPYFIMLLVVGLPLFLMELSLGQYGATGPITVWKCCPILKGVGVAMLIVSSLVSLYYNIVIAWAFYYLGSSFQSPLPWSCDAPWNAHLCQNTSGSAGWASASEVFWNEQVLGVKHSSGLRDPGPVQWPLALCLLAAWILVFLCMLKGIRSSGKVVYFTATFPYLVILILITRGATLDGSLNGVRFYLSSDWSRLRSAQVWSDAASQIFYSLGIGFGGLLSMASYNKFDNNVIRDTLVITIGNCCTSFFTGFAIFSVLGHMAWRKQIPVGRVADSGPGLAFVAYPEALSLLPGSPFWSILFFLMLFTLGVDTLFGNIEGIITAILDEFPALRDWRRKMILLGALCTSFYLLGLPLVTQGLAFLGLTANRGQALSLHLQLWTARSWGVNQFCQDIVDMICWCPPWCSHMLGYFKVCWAFFTPCLLLFTLIYTVLDMYSVPLRYGTYEYPSWGTSLGVCTGALTCLQIPLWAAVALCRESGTLSDRFQKATQPLCSWRTATARDVAGDVIDVPFTITLTGNDFNAPPHGSED